AAGATTCAGTAGAGTCTCAACGAGCAGCTTTGCGGTATGTGGATGGTGAACTTGGACGCTTGTTTGATGCTTTGCGGAAGCGTGGCAAGACGTTTTGCATGGCTTTTTCCGATCATGGTACAGCTTATGGGGAAGACGGCTACGAAGGGCATCGCCTGGCGCATGAGGTAGTGTGGAATGTGCCTTACCGCGAATTTATACTGTAGGACAAAAAGAAACGTAGTTTGCACTGGTAAATGATCAAGAATCCAATCCAGCGCGAGGAAGGAGCAGAAATGAAAGCCATGAATCTGAATCACCTGCATCCAATGGGCCCAGCAACCCAGACTTCTCCGGGAATGGACACTAATTTAGTAACGTCTAGATTTCAGTGGCCGGATACTCCTGTAGAATGGGCACGTACGATCCGAGAAGCTCCCTATCGCTCCTATCTGTATTCTTACCCGCATAAAACGGCCTATCGTTCGTTCGATACACCGCTCCCATTGCAGGAATTGTGGGAGAAAGAAGAGTTGGAAAGCTATTTTTTGTATATGCATATACCGTTTTGCGCAGCTCGCTGTGGATTTTGTAACCTGTTCACTTTGCCGGACAAGCGTCAGGATGTGCATAAGGAGTATGTGGATGCGCTAGAAAGACAAGCTCGGCAATGGGCTCCAATTATGGGGGGGCGGCCTTTTTCGCGTTTTGCGATTGGCGGTGGTACACCGACCTTATTGGAGGCTCCTTTGGTGGAGCGTTTATTTGACATTGCGGAAAATATTATGGGATTGGACCCCAAGCGAGCTTCTATTTCAGTTGAAACCTCTCCAGACACTGTAACTGAGGATAGGCTGGAAGTGCTCAAGCGCCGCGGTACAGATCGTGTCAGCATGGGAATCCAGAGCTTTGTAGAATCAGAAAGTGCCGCCATATACCGACCTCAGAAGCCAAAGCTTGTTAGAGAAGCACTTGAGCGGCTGGTAGAATACAATTTTCCTTTGCTCAACGTGGATCTGATCTATGGTCTGCCTGGTCAAACGGTGGAAACCTGGCTGTATTCTCTGGAGGAAGCTCTGTCTTATTCGCCAGGAGAGATTTTTCTTTACCCGTTATATATTC
This window of the Paenibacillus polymyxa genome carries:
- a CDS encoding STM4012 family radical SAM protein, translated to MKAMNLNHLHPMGPATQTSPGMDTNLVTSRFQWPDTPVEWARTIREAPYRSYLYSYPHKTAYRSFDTPLPLQELWEKEELESYFLYMHIPFCAARCGFCNLFTLPDKRQDVHKEYVDALERQARQWAPIMGGRPFSRFAIGGGTPTLLEAPLVERLFDIAENIMGLDPKRASISVETSPDTVTEDRLEVLKRRGTDRVSMGIQSFVESESAAIYRPQKPKLVREALERLVEYNFPLLNVDLIYGLPGQTVETWLYSLEEALSYSPGEIFLYPLYIRENTILKPGYTGLDHDIRLSLYEVARERLKQAGYVQYSMRRFAKNEGTSSKELLPYSCQEEGMAGLGCGARSYTRDVHYASRYGVSTAATRSIIADYVAAERHDLADYGFILNADERKRRFILKALLHREGLELCAYAERFGVSLEDDFTGMSLLLETGMAVVEEGTLRLTEEGMAYSDAIGDWMISTSVRERMEGYVGA